Proteins encoded together in one Triticum dicoccoides isolate Atlit2015 ecotype Zavitan chromosome 7B, WEW_v2.0, whole genome shotgun sequence window:
- the LOC119335748 gene encoding aspartyl protease family protein At5g10770-like, with product MASIPKLVILLLCTCLHTLLAHGGDDLRTYKVLHAGALKSATVNCSQPQVTPSYGGVTVPLHHRHGPCSPSPVPSTKAPTLQEMLRRDQLRAAYITRKYSGVKGGAGDVEQSDITVPTTLGTSLGTLEYLITVGIGSPAVTQTMLIDTGSDVSWVQCKPCSQCHAQADSLFNPSSSSTYSAFPCSSAACAQLRRRGCSNSQCQYIVKYGDGSTGTGTYSTDTLALGSSTVKNFQFGCSQSESGNLLEDQTDGLMGLGGGAESLATQTAGTFGKAFSYCLPPTPDSSGFLTLGAATSGFVVKTPMLRSSEVPSYYGVRLQAIRVGGRQLSIPASVFSAGSIMDSGTIITRLPATAYSALSSAFKAGMKQYPPAQPMGIFDTCFDFSGQSSVSIPSVALVFSGGVVVDLATDGIILDSCLAFAANTDDSSLGIIGNVQQRTIEVLYDVGGGAVGFKAGAC from the exons ATGGCATCTATTCCCAAGCTTGTGATTCTCCTGTTGTGCACCTGTCTTCACACTCTCCTTGCTCACGGAGGGGACGATCTTCGCACCTACAAGGTTCTGCACGCTGGCGCTCTCAAATCTGCCACCGTCAACTGCTCCCAGCCCCAAG TGACTCCATCATACGGCGGGGTCACGGTGCCGTTGCACCACCGGCACGGCCCGTGCTCGCCCTCGCCTGTACCCTCCACCAAGGCGCCGACCTTGCAGGAGATGCTCCGGCGTGACCAGCTCCGGGCCGCTTACATCACACGGAAGTACTCCGGCGTCAAGGGTGGCGCAGGTGACGTGGAGCAATCGGACATTACCGTGCCCACCACGCTGGGCACCTCCCTGGGCACGCTGGAGTACCTGATCACCGTCGGCATCGGCTCGCCGGCCGTGACCCAGACCATGCTCATCGACACCGGCAGCGACGTGTCATGGGTGCAGTGCAAGCCGTGCTCGCAGTGCCACGCGCAGGCGGACTCGCTCTTCAACCCCAGCTCGTCGAGCACCTACTCCGCGTTCCCCTGCAGCTCCGCCGCCTGCGCGCAGCTCCGCCGGAGAGGCTGCTCCAACTCCCAATGCCAGTATATTGTCAAATACGGCGATGGTTCGACCGGGACTGGGACTTACAGCACCGACACGCTCGCGCTGGGCTCCAGCACCGTCAAGAACTTCCAGTTCGGGTGCAGCCAGTCTGAGTCGGGCAACCTTCTCGAAGACCAGACCGATGGGCTCatggggctcggcggcggcgcagaGTCTCTCGCCACCCAGACAGCGGGGACCTTCGGCAAGGCCTTCTCGTACTGCCTCCCGCCGACTCCGGACTCGTCCGGATTCCTCACTCTCGGTGCAGCAACCTCGGGTTTCGTAGTGAAGACGCCGATGCTGAGGAGTAGTGAGGTCCCGTCGTACTACGGCGTGCGCCTTCAGGCCATCAGGGTGGGAGGCAGGCAGCTCAGCATACCTGCCTCGGTCTTCTCCGCCGGGTCGATCATGGACTCCGGCACAATCATCACGCGGCTTCCGGCGACGGCGTACTCTGCGCTGTCGTCGGCGTTCAAGGCCGGCATGAAGCAGTACCCGCCGGCGCAGCCCATGGGCATCTTCGACACGTGCTTCGACTTCAGCGGCCAGTCCAGCGTCAGCATACCGAGCGTCGCACTGGTGTtctccgggggcgtcgtcgtcgacCTCGCCACCGACGGGATCATTCTGGACAGCTGCCTCGCCTTCGCGGCCAACACCGACGACAGCTCCCTCGGCATCATCGGCAACGTGCAGCAGCGGACGATCGAGGTGCTGTAcgacgtcggcggcggcgccgtgggGTTCAAGGCTGGCGCATGCTGA